A region from the Cryptosporangium arvum DSM 44712 genome encodes:
- a CDS encoding alpha/beta fold hydrolase — translation MPLFDQISATLTGVADDRPPVVLVHGLTYDRRQWGPLTRELDALDPGRRTFALDLPGHGQSPPRDAYGSDETAEVLHRAITAAGLDAPVVVGHSLGGILATVYAARYPTRGVLNLDQPLRLGRFGAVVRDVEPVLRGPDWRAVWDRFVAGMGTDGLAPDARALARDASAPRADLLLGYWAEILGSTDEEIDARRARELAEIAARGVPYVLVTSTEPEVRLPGVEQVVLPGGGHFPHLAHPRAVAELLAQSVQRVGPPGAGW, via the coding sequence ATGCCTCTGTTCGACCAGATCAGCGCGACGCTCACCGGCGTCGCCGACGACCGGCCGCCCGTGGTGCTCGTGCACGGGCTCACCTACGACCGGCGGCAGTGGGGACCGCTCACCCGCGAGCTGGACGCCCTGGACCCGGGCCGCCGGACGTTCGCCCTCGACCTTCCGGGCCACGGCCAGTCGCCGCCCCGCGACGCGTACGGCAGCGACGAGACCGCCGAGGTGCTGCACCGCGCGATCACCGCGGCCGGGCTGGACGCCCCGGTCGTGGTCGGGCATTCGCTCGGCGGGATCCTCGCGACCGTCTACGCCGCCCGCTACCCGACGCGGGGAGTGCTCAACCTCGACCAGCCGCTGCGGCTCGGCCGGTTCGGCGCGGTGGTACGCGACGTCGAGCCGGTGCTGCGCGGGCCGGACTGGCGGGCGGTCTGGGACCGGTTCGTCGCCGGGATGGGCACCGACGGGCTCGCCCCCGACGCGCGGGCGCTGGCCCGGGACGCCTCCGCACCCCGGGCCGACCTGCTCCTCGGCTACTGGGCCGAGATCCTGGGGTCGACGGACGAGGAGATCGACGCCCGGCGCGCGCGGGAGCTGGCCGAGATCGCCGCCCGTGGCGTCCCGTACGTGCTCGTCACGTCCACCGAGCCCGAGGTGCGGCTCCCCGGCGTGGAGCAGGTCGTGCTCCCCGGCGGCGGGCACTTCCCGCACCTCGCGCACCCGCGTGCGGTCGCCGAGCTGCTGGCTCAGAGCGTCCAGCGGGTAGGGCCGCCGGGAGCCGGCTGGTAA
- a CDS encoding AAA family ATPase, whose protein sequence is MTGPPIARPPLAGRRRELGAVARLLDGATAGVGGHLVVTGPAGAGKTALADAAAALAAARGLPVTRTPTDRPGSPRLVVLDGADPLPDLVARLSADGAAVLITAAAPLGLPPEVHLGGLSEPDLAPLLPGLSPDAAHAVWLVSGGLPGPALDFAAGLDGTDLDAVVRAALATPSRAGFLELDAGLVRLLRDAAERPLPTALRARAVARLARALLGDASAAAHRRDLADRALVLARASDDPGTIAAVLDDRLHALWDPAAAGERLEVAAEIVAQACRAGDLPTELRGLFWRFTALVELADLDAAEAALVAYGRAAELSGDAEAAVVVLSRQAVLALVRGRFDLAEELTALVAERGRAAGLPDTDRLVATLAGNLALVRGTADPDVTGLRALARRIPGQYFEATAARVLVESGAEAEAALELTRSLPSVLAGGGPRWLGAVADLGVVAARVGERPAVEALYETLGPFSGRLVVWGGANTVTGPVDDVLGRLATRLGRTTEAAGHFDRAIALEERLGALPWLAATLAGRNAPGDAERAAAITGRLGSAPADPGWTLVRDGEDWVLRAGAETARLRNGRGVDFLRALLAAPGQEIAALDLAAGGAGLVVGAAEPILDADARRAYRRRLAELDAALAEADRAGDADAAAGADAERSALVAELRAATGLGGRPRTSAAEAERARVNTTRALRATVARIAAQAPLAGAHLGASLRTGRFLRYQPAPGGPTRWTL, encoded by the coding sequence GTGACCGGGCCCCCGATCGCCCGCCCGCCGCTCGCCGGGCGGCGGCGCGAGCTCGGCGCGGTCGCCCGGCTGCTCGACGGCGCGACGGCCGGCGTCGGCGGGCATCTCGTCGTCACCGGGCCGGCCGGTGCGGGCAAGACGGCGCTCGCCGACGCCGCCGCGGCGCTTGCCGCAGCCCGCGGGCTGCCCGTCACCCGGACGCCGACCGACCGTCCCGGGTCGCCCCGCCTGGTCGTGCTGGACGGCGCCGACCCGCTCCCCGACCTGGTCGCGCGGCTCTCCGCCGACGGCGCCGCCGTGCTGATCACCGCCGCCGCTCCGCTCGGTCTCCCGCCCGAGGTACACCTGGGCGGTCTGTCGGAACCCGACCTGGCTCCGCTCCTGCCCGGCCTCTCCCCCGACGCCGCGCACGCCGTCTGGCTGGTCTCCGGCGGGCTTCCCGGCCCGGCGCTGGACTTCGCGGCCGGGCTCGACGGCACCGACCTGGACGCGGTGGTGCGGGCCGCGCTGGCCACCCCGTCGCGGGCCGGGTTCCTGGAGCTCGACGCCGGGCTGGTCCGGCTGCTGCGCGACGCCGCCGAGCGCCCGCTCCCCACCGCGCTGCGGGCCCGGGCCGTGGCCCGCCTGGCGCGTGCGCTGCTCGGCGACGCCTCGGCCGCCGCGCACCGCCGCGACCTGGCCGATCGGGCCCTGGTGCTGGCCCGCGCGAGCGACGATCCCGGCACGATCGCGGCGGTGCTCGACGACCGGCTGCACGCGCTCTGGGATCCGGCCGCCGCCGGGGAACGTCTGGAGGTCGCGGCGGAAATCGTCGCGCAGGCCTGCCGGGCCGGTGACCTGCCGACCGAGCTGCGGGGCCTGTTCTGGCGCTTCACCGCGCTGGTGGAGCTGGCCGACCTGGACGCGGCCGAGGCGGCGCTGGTGGCCTACGGCCGGGCCGCGGAGCTCTCCGGCGACGCCGAAGCAGCGGTCGTCGTGCTCTCCCGGCAGGCCGTGCTGGCGCTCGTCCGCGGGCGCTTCGACCTCGCCGAGGAGCTCACCGCGCTGGTCGCGGAGCGGGGGCGGGCGGCGGGGCTGCCCGACACCGATCGGCTGGTCGCCACGCTGGCCGGGAACCTGGCGCTGGTGCGGGGTACGGCGGACCCGGACGTCACCGGGCTGCGGGCGCTGGCCCGGCGCATCCCCGGCCAGTACTTCGAGGCGACCGCGGCCCGGGTGCTGGTCGAGAGCGGCGCCGAGGCCGAGGCGGCGCTGGAGCTGACCCGCTCGCTGCCGTCGGTGCTGGCCGGCGGCGGGCCGCGCTGGTTGGGCGCGGTGGCCGACCTGGGCGTCGTCGCCGCGCGCGTGGGTGAGCGTCCCGCGGTCGAGGCGCTGTACGAGACGCTGGGACCGTTCTCCGGGCGGCTGGTCGTCTGGGGCGGTGCCAACACGGTCACCGGCCCGGTCGACGACGTGCTCGGCCGCTTGGCCACCCGCCTCGGCCGCACCACCGAGGCCGCGGGGCACTTCGACCGGGCGATCGCCCTCGAGGAGCGGCTCGGCGCGCTGCCCTGGCTCGCCGCCACGCTGGCCGGACGGAACGCACCCGGCGACGCCGAGCGCGCCGCCGCGATCACCGGCAGGCTGGGATCGGCCCCCGCCGACCCCGGGTGGACGCTGGTGCGCGACGGCGAGGACTGGGTACTGCGCGCCGGAGCGGAGACCGCCCGGCTCCGGAACGGGCGGGGCGTGGACTTTCTCCGGGCCCTGCTGGCCGCTCCCGGGCAGGAGATCGCCGCGCTGGACCTGGCGGCCGGCGGCGCCGGGCTGGTCGTCGGCGCGGCCGAGCCGATCCTCGACGCCGACGCGCGCCGGGCCTACCGGCGACGACTGGCCGAACTGGACGCCGCACTCGCCGAAGCCGACCGTGCCGGCGACGCCGACGCGGCGGCCGGTGCCGACGCCGAGCGGAGCGCGCTCGTCGCCGAGCTGCGCGCCGCCACCGGCCTCGGCGGGCGTCCCCGCACGTCGGCGGCGGAGGCGGAGCGCGCCCGGGTCAACACCACCCGGGCGCTCCGCGCGACGGTCGCGCGGATCGCGGCCCAGGCCCCGCTGGCCGGTGCGCACCTGGGCGCGTCGCTGCGCACCGGCCGGTTCCTGCGTTACCAGCCGGCTCCCGGCGGCCCTACCCGCTGGACGCTCTGA
- a CDS encoding SDR family NAD(P)-dependent oxidoreductase, with translation MTVLDTFALPGKVAVVTGGNRGLGRAFAHALGEAGASVAILARDAEASARVVAELAASNVRAAAFTADMADRAAVFAAAEEITAAFGPVDVLVNNAGTCIHRPALEVTEADWHEVISVNLTGVWYGCQAFGAGMVRAGGGVIVNVGSMSGEIVNRPQWQPAYNASKAGVHHLTKSLAAEWAPHGVRVNAVAPGYVRTDMTPIDRPEFAAHWIGDAPMRRAAEPHEIAPAVVFLASPASSFMTGSVLVVDGGYTTF, from the coding sequence ATGACGGTTCTGGACACGTTCGCGCTACCCGGGAAGGTCGCCGTCGTCACCGGCGGCAATCGTGGCCTGGGCCGGGCGTTCGCGCACGCGCTCGGTGAGGCCGGGGCGTCGGTGGCGATCCTGGCACGTGACGCGGAGGCCAGCGCCCGCGTGGTGGCCGAGCTGGCGGCCAGCAACGTCCGCGCGGCCGCGTTCACCGCCGACATGGCCGACCGCGCGGCCGTGTTCGCCGCGGCCGAGGAGATCACCGCGGCGTTCGGGCCGGTCGACGTGCTCGTCAACAACGCCGGCACCTGCATCCACCGGCCCGCGCTGGAGGTCACCGAGGCCGACTGGCACGAGGTGATCTCGGTGAACCTCACCGGGGTCTGGTACGGCTGCCAGGCGTTCGGCGCGGGCATGGTGCGCGCCGGCGGCGGGGTGATCGTCAACGTCGGCTCGATGTCCGGCGAGATCGTCAACCGGCCCCAGTGGCAGCCGGCCTACAACGCGTCCAAGGCCGGGGTGCACCACCTGACGAAGTCGCTCGCCGCCGAGTGGGCCCCGCACGGGGTGCGGGTCAACGCCGTCGCGCCCGGCTACGTGCGCACCGACATGACCCCGATCGACCGCCCCGAGTTCGCCGCCCACTGGATCGGCGACGCCCCGATGCGGCGGGCCGCGGAACCGCACGAGATCGCGCCGGCCGTGGTGTTCCTGGCCAGCCCGGCGTCGTCGTTCATGACCGGCTCGGTGCTCGTCGTCGACGGCGGTTACACGACGTTCTGA
- a CDS encoding LacI family DNA-binding transcriptional regulator, with protein MSRATLRDVALLAGVSPKTVSRVVNREPGVTEAKVTAVTAAIEKLGYRPNFTASSLRRAGGRTATIGVVLENVANPFSSSLHRAMEDVAREHGVSILAGSVDEDPARERDLINIFAGRQVDGLVVAPASGNQGYLTTELLAGTPVVFVDRPPVGIQADTVVIDNRAGARRAVEHLIAHGHHTIGYLGDLRSIATARDRLQGYRDALADQGIRPGPVVEDVHTEREAEQAVHRMLAGSRPPTALFTAQNLVTIGAIRALRALRRQHAVALVGFDDFPLADLLEPGVTVVAQDPTAMGRLAASLVFRRLAGESGEPAVHEIPTRLIPRGSGEIQNVV; from the coding sequence CTCCCGGGTGGTCAACCGCGAACCGGGGGTCACCGAGGCGAAGGTCACCGCGGTCACCGCGGCCATCGAGAAGCTGGGCTACCGCCCGAACTTCACCGCGAGCAGCCTCCGGCGCGCCGGCGGCCGTACGGCGACGATCGGCGTCGTGCTCGAGAACGTGGCCAACCCGTTCTCGTCGAGCCTGCACCGGGCCATGGAGGACGTCGCCCGCGAGCACGGCGTCTCGATCCTGGCCGGCAGCGTCGACGAGGACCCGGCCCGCGAGCGCGACCTGATCAACATCTTCGCCGGTCGGCAGGTGGACGGGTTGGTGGTCGCCCCGGCGAGCGGCAACCAGGGGTACCTGACGACCGAGCTCCTCGCCGGCACCCCGGTGGTGTTCGTCGACCGGCCGCCGGTGGGGATCCAGGCCGACACCGTGGTGATCGACAACCGCGCGGGCGCCCGGCGGGCCGTCGAGCACCTGATCGCGCACGGCCACCACACGATCGGCTACCTGGGTGACCTGCGCTCGATCGCGACCGCCCGCGACCGTCTGCAGGGCTACCGGGACGCGCTGGCCGACCAGGGCATCCGGCCCGGACCGGTGGTGGAGGACGTCCACACCGAGCGCGAGGCCGAGCAGGCCGTCCACCGCATGCTCGCCGGCAGCCGGCCGCCGACCGCGCTGTTCACCGCCCAGAACCTGGTGACGATCGGCGCGATCCGCGCGCTGCGCGCACTACGTCGCCAGCACGCGGTGGCGCTCGTCGGCTTCGACGACTTCCCGCTCGCCGATCTCCTGGAACCCGGCGTGACCGTCGTCGCGCAGGACCCGACGGCGATGGGGCGGCTCGCGGCGTCGCTGGTGTTCCGGCGGCTGGCCGGCGAATCCGGGGAGCCCGCGGTGCACGAGATCCCGACCCGGCTCATCCCCCGGGGGTCGGGGGAGATTCAGAACGTCGTGTAA